In the Sorghum bicolor cultivar BTx623 chromosome 4, Sorghum_bicolor_NCBIv3, whole genome shotgun sequence genome, tgcttgcctttctttcgtactgggtggttcacaggaagaaaccgacggtggccaaggtacacgacctttcgacattttttcaaaaatacacagtcaaggtcttcataacaatgtgtgcatgcattatatcccttgtttgactggcctgaaagattactcagagctggccaatcattaattgttacaaacagcaatgctcacaggtcaaagtgctcttgtttgtactcatcccacacgcgaactcctagtttgctccataaaagttgaagttcctcaactaatggctttaggtagacatctatgtcattgccaggttgcttcagtccttggataagcaccggcatcataataaacttccgcttcatgcatagccatggaggaaggttgtagatacatagagtaactggccaagtgctgtgactactgctctgctcactgaaaggattcataccatctgtacttaaggcgaatcgcaagtttctagcatcatctgcaaaatctgggaattctctgtctatcgctctccactgggatccatcggcagggtgtctcagcatattgtctatcttacagtcttctttatgccaccgcaacaactttgcattgtccttatttctgaacagacgttttaatcatggtattataggagcataccacataaccttggtatgaattttcttcctatgacgttcttcaccctcaacatcgccaggatcatctcgcctaatcttataccgtgatgccttacatactggacatgcatccaaattctcgtattcctccccatggtagaggatgcagtcattaggacatgcgtgtatcttctggatttctaatcccaaagggcagacaacctgttttgcttcatacgtagtggtgggcaatctgttgcctcggaagcatcttttttatgatcttcaataactgcccaaatgccttgtcagatgtaccattctttgccttccattgcagcaattccagtgtggtacccagctttttttgcccctcttcagcggtgggatatagcgatttcctgtggtcctctagcatgcgctcgaacttggctttctctttatcactttcacattctctttgtgcatcacggatggcatcaccaaaagcatcatcaccccgatcatcttctgcggctacctcttcttcattatctccccccattgcaacatcattgaagccaccgtactgagcaataatattggcatggtccaattcctcttcttcttcttcaccttcatccattataatcccgctttttccatgtttggtccaacaaatatagtttggtacgaaaccagactttaataagtgcgaatgaagagttcttgagttagaatattccgtcaaattcttgcacacggcacatggacagcacatgaaaccgtccctcttatttgtctcggccacacttaagaaatagtgcacgccattaatgaactcttcggagcgccgatcggcattatacatccaattacgtgttaccatctgcattaaatataacatatatattatgaaaaccatgcacacatatagtttctcatcttattgcacaacatgcctaagatacatagttgattaattcaggaaagcttggctacaacaaatacaatcgcaactagcactaaaaaaaccaaaactaaaatgcacttaagcaacataattagttcgcgtccgatcccaactataatagatagatcattcgcttgatcaacatcattgaactcctttcgtcggctcactgcctcaccaccttcagcctcaaccaactgtgcaaaagatttcttaatgtgttcaatgtattcttcatcccagtaccaacctgtacatccgccggtaccgtcccactgaaattaaaagagataatcaaaagtttaattaatatcatttaaaaaaaaatatgcacatatataagcaaatgtctgaaaataactcacattacgatccggacacttgtagaatatacgacccttgtttactccctctttcgacactttgtactccatcacaatcttgtgcccacacttgccacaagtaatgagagggagttccggccggtatcgcttttgaacccgttgagagaccgaagacccgatcacggttgccatctactattcatactcaatttttaaacaattataaattccacatttactagtaaacatgtatgatacaatggacattatgtagtaataaaaataaatcaagtgatattaacaaaccaattaatttgaactatcctactttctaagatcaaaaaagatactataattcattcttacaaactacattaatactaggtcaaccatgaaatatgatatatatatatatggatactaattcatgtgaatgattcaaaataacaaagtggatttgagctaaaaataatgggaacatcacaagccaaaaacaacatgaaaaagacaagaaacacaaaagttagtcacctccaaacacgaagaaacgatgacggagtcgaagaagatcaacgatgggcgtcggagatgaagaacaaatgaagaacaaggaagaagaagctccaagaacaacaatggtgaatggtgctctcggtttcaaataggCAGAGAGGATCcgacctataaaccggaccattagcaccggttcagggcaaaaaccgatgctaaagggtgaccctttagcaccggtttgtaacacaaactggtgctaaagggtttgcctcggcccgtggcgctggccggtgctaaaggggtctttaaccccgggccgcaaaaaggccgaggtttttgaccATTTtgagcatcgaccaatgcctcattctgtagtagtgcctttatttgtagctatatgtgggaattgacttctaaaacatacatatggtgcgtatctgattttgtccttaaaatcaggtattacaACTTGTAAGATGTAGTCTGCTTCTATACCATCCTCTTGTTACTATTAATGATGTGGGTAACCAGATCCCTCCAAAAAAAAGGAACATTAGGCAAACATCAAGTGTTAGGAAGCTTCACTGTTTAGTAGATGCAGCCGCTGGAAGTGGTAACAATAAGATTTTAATATAGAACGACGAATATGGAAATCGTGGAAGCGGTCTTCACTAAGGACACGGTCGGTTTCAACGGAATCCAGTGCGGGAACCAATTCAGCCAGGATCATTGTTGTATTTTACACAGCCAACGATCACCCGTAAGAGTTCCAGTCAGAAATCAGTCTAAACAACGGGCCCTAACTTAATTAATTCGCAGAAGGAACAAGTCCAAAGGCTATTGGTTAATTAGCGATGATGTCATAAGAATCATCTTGCAGCGAGTTCGTTCCAATTTccaaatatatataaacaaattAATGTTTTATACTCAATGTTTACTGCTTTGCAGTAGTATATCACACACATCGGTAGAACTACTCCAAATATGTATCATTTTGACTTTCACCTGTAACTCATCCGAGCAAAATCATTCAATATCAACAAATGGCTTACTGAAACGTTAGGATTAACTAGTCAAACACAGCCACAATTCTATATCATTATTGACGCGTAAAGCGACTTGTTCCAGCACGTCTGCATGCCATGCACCTGCAACCCAAATGAAACACGGGATGACGCATTCGAGGAAGACCTTTTCTATCTCCCCTGCATGCAATGGTTTCTATCTCCCTATAAATACCAACCTCCCCCTCACGCTTTGCTATCACAAAATCACAAGCTAGCACCAAAGCAATAATCCTTGTATTTGGATACCTCATCAACTAACCTTCTCATATCTCAAAGCCTCAAACCATTCTCTCTCATTCCTACTATTAACACTGAACACAGAAATGACGACTCATGCATTCCTCCTAGCTGCAGCCCTCTTGTCTTTGTCATGCTTTCATGCCATGGCCTCTGATCCAAGCCTTCTCCAAGACTTCTGCGTTGTGGATAAGATGTCTACaggtatatacatatatataactaTTTTTACATTTACATATATAGGTCCTAAGTTCTCTGTCTAGTTAGCTAATTATCATGTAGACCGCCATGTATATAAATTTTTTCTAACTTCTTATTGTTGCATGCAGTGCGTGTGAATGGGTTCCCATGCAAGGATGCAAAAGATGTTGTTGCTGAAGATTTCTTCTTCCAGGGCCTTCACATGGCTGGCAACACAACCAACAAGCAAGGCTCTGCCGTGACACCGGTGAACGTGGCTCAGATTGCCGGGCTCAACACCTTGGGCATCTCTCTTGCCCGCATCGATTATGCACCCTTTGGTCTTAACCCTCCTCACACACATCCGCGGGGCACTGAGATATTGACGATGCTTGAGGGATCCTTGTACGTCGGCTTTGTCACATCAAACCCGGACAACAAGCTGTTCACAAAGGTTCTTAACAAAGGAGATGTGTTCGTGTTCCCTGAGGGATTGATCCATTTCCAATtcaattatggaagaaagagtGCTGTCGCTCTTGCAGCATTAAGTAGCCAAAACCCTGGGGTAATCACAGTGGCCAACGCTGTATTTGGGTCAAAGCCATCCATCTCCGATGACATTCTTGCCAAGGCTTTTCAAGTCGACAAGCATACTGTTGACCGTATCCAAGCTCAGTTCTAGAGGACATGCAAACATACATGCTAGTTTATTAATTATGTACACAATTGAGGATTCCTTGATTCTTTACTTGTGTTCTATTCTTTAAAATTAAAGTTGGTTGGCGATGATTCCGATTTCTGTACTCTTATGAAAAGAAATATCTTCCAGTATTTCCTATGCGAAAACCTAATCTTGTTGTTTGAGTACTATCCTATATATGAAGTGTGTGCCACCTTATCATATACTAGTATAATACCCGTGCTAACACGGTAACATCTAGGAACaataaattataaaactaaaataaatcataaacTAAAAAATGAATCAACTAATGAAAAAACACAAATTCACAAACTAATGAAGTAAGGCCATGCATTATTATGTGTTAAAAGGTATTGATGAACTTCAGAAATAAGAAactgaaaaaataaaataagaaaaatttAATAACTGGATACCGTACCTCTTCTGTCTCGCACAGCCCAAACATTCATGTCTAAGTCATCTATGTGAATACTTCAATACATAGATATATATGAGCTGTAAAAAAATAGAAACACAATAGCaaagctacatatatatataactggAAAATATTGCATATCTCACAAGTGCAATGGTTTCATATTTCAAATGGCAATGTTTCTGTGTACCCATTCTCGATATAGACAAGCAAGCAGTATATATTTGTATCAAGGACATGGCATGTAAATTAATTGGTTTATTACATAGCTATATAGTTCACCACAATACAAAATGAAACATAACATGTTGCATATAAACCTGAGCCAGGATGATTGGGCCTCACTATACTACGATGCAGTGGCAAATCCAGAAACAACTCAAAGGGGAAGCTAAAAATAGTGCAAGATATTTTTAGGGCACATCACGTAGGGctaaatttatatttttatgggTTATCTTAAGCTGGACAAAGGAAATGTTAAAGAAATTTCTGGGCTGCGCCCCGGGCTGCAGCTCAGGGCCTGGATCCGCCCCTGCTACAATGTGTTAGCATCCTTCATCTTGTTGACACTTGAGGGTGGTGAAGAGGTGAAGGTCTCCACCTCATCCTAGAAGATGTATAAAGTTTAAAAGAACACTATGCAAACAAATGAATCAGTTTGGTTAGATTTAAGATAAGTTGTGACATATTTCTTAGGTTGCTTTTTACATGCCATATTTTACTGAAATTATCATctctaaaaaaactaaaactcaGAATTCTGCCATCACGTATGAGTTATGACATGACAACATCTTGATTACCTTTCCACCAATGATGCTCCAAATACTGTCATCAGACTCTTCGATTCCATGAGAGCATGAATAGTCAATAGATCAATCACTACCACAATCTCGAATTGCCTTGAGTGCCGAAAACAGTCAAGAAAAGGGGTTAAACCGCCAAGGAAACAATCCTTGACCACAAACCGTCAAGCAAACGCACTCAAGAATAGAAGCTAAGGGAAATTAGTTTTCTTGGCGGTTCTGACACTCAAGGATGATTTACTTGAAGGCTGACCGCCAAGAAAACTACGACCAAACTTAATTTGCCAAAGCGCCAAGAAAATGTTGCAACCGCCAAGGAAAGAAGTTTTCTTGAGGGCTTACAACCTCCAAGGAAAGTAGTTTTCTTGACTGCCAATAACCTCCAATGAAATTATTTGGACCGCCAAGGAATTCTTGTTTCCTTGGTTGCCCATGACCTCCAAGGAAACTATAAATTTCCTTGGCTGCTATTGACCGCCAAGGTAATTGTGATTTCTTTGTGGGTTGGCACCCAAGGAAATCTATACGAGCAACAAAAAAATACTCGTAATAATCAACAAATTTTAATATTCTGGTAACTAAACTCAACTGACAcatgatgacatgtcaatcCAGCATAAATACAATCAAAATCCAATACATAAATATATTCAACTAATTTAGTTGAAACATAAAGTGTCCAACAACTACAATCCAATCAGATTAAAAAGTGTTCAACCATTACACTAAAAGGAAAGAATATCTCAGTCATAGCTAACGTACATAAGTCCTAGCACCTATATAGATCTAAATTGTCCACTACAAGATGGTTTTGTGGTCTACAGCTGAGAATTGTCCACTTCTTTGAATCCAGACTTCATTATAGCATACATGTTCAAAGTGCTAGCCTTCTCGGGTCCAAACTTAGATTCCTATAAGACCATGAAATGAAGTCACAGATTAGTTTAGCCATAGTTGTATCTAGGTATCATCACAAGATTAAAGAAACATCACTAATTTGTTTAGCTACAATCATAGTAATCCCATTGACTCAACTTCTGTTAGCATATTCAAATGTGAAGTCACCTACTTACAATGTCAATCTAAGCATGTAGACATGTATAACAGATTAATTGTTGAACCTTATAAGAAACTAGTTAAATTTAAGTGGTTCAATCTACTAGACTAATATCACCACTTTGTCATTGAATAGTTAGAACTAGCAATCAAAATGTAGTGTTCATACCAGCAATTGTTGTGCTCTCTGGAGGGGAATGGGAGCACTTTCTCCACTGCTGTCCACTGTATTAATTGCAGATTTCATTGCAGCATATGTGCTCAAAATGGTAGCCTTCTCAAGTATgcaatgcttagaaatcaactcACGTTCCGCCATTGTTTTTATTCCATCAATTTTTTAAATGACTTTAGACACAAAAATGTTCACTCCTATCAACCAAATAGCAACACTATTATCTACAGATTTACTAAACAAcagttgatgaggacatccctagcattcattcatcttcaaatgaaactccacttgatataagtggtccaattacaagaagtagagctaaacaattggagaaggaaattcattctcaggtgaacgctaaccttatgtttaataatcagtttatgttgaatgatcctatacttttgagttcttgtttcaatgtccttaggaatgatggagggtatgaaccagcatgggatgaagatggattcaagcctttggacatctgaaccaagaagcctatcgtgtgcataaataaaatggtggttcattacttctgcatgagaaggcaaccagaagctagatggctgacccatggtacaaattccaagcatcaccacggacagaatacaaggagttacgtggcattctacagatggatgaaagcatctttaagtctatgttgcagcccatcaaacggttcattatttagacttcccaataaagagttatgctcattttagtaactgctgccagaagctgagaagacgcgcgaaccagccacgaaatccactagtggatgtgcatgctgtcatgtattcaaagctgaacgcccctatctatatatatctcttgtactagacaatgaaaggacattttttgcttggttaaaattcagaatacacaaactcgtggagttttgtttatgcgtgagtcttgagaggcttgcaaaactcgttctttcgattcctgagggagttgtagaacgccgaactgcggttcatccagtttgtgccttcacgtctatacggcgtgattgcgtgggctattcgtcggtacgtggaagggtgattgtctcggtagttcgtcgcgtggacagcctcgcggtgcactgtctcttcaccaggtcacgcagcgacaagttatcaagttcgcgaatcctacgagaagatcgggccacaacgaCTTGTCTCACGCTATCCCTAGGCGTGAGCATATCAACAGTGCCTATTTTGTATCTAACCTTTTGGCCTGAGATCAAGTGCATTCAAAATTCATAGAAAGAATTATAGCATATGGTTCATTTATTGGAAATGTATGTCACTGAAGGACACACAAAAACAAGTAAACAGTGAACATCTGAATATGCAGCAAGTCATTGAAAGAAAAACATTTTCAAATGAAGCATTGACTTGTTACTGGTTACATGTTTGGCTAAACTAATATTGTGTTCCAGATGCACTATCACTCAAACAGCACCAAAGTGAGAGTAGCAACAGTCATAACCTACACCAATCTAGGTAGAATATCTAGCTTTGCAATGAGGCCCCTAACCTACACCAATAAAGAGAAATCTAGAAAAAATTCAGTTAGCAACATAATGAGCAGTCAGTCATTTTTCTGAGCTTCTAGACATCCAATGTAAATATGATGAAAAAATGCTACAATTTTTTTGTCCTCAAATTACAAGTTCAGATAGATCTTTTATCAAATTGATAataaaatacatgtattttgtACCCTAGTACTGCAGAACTACCAAGCACATATATGCAGCTGCACCTATTTTCAGTTTAATATTCACAAATCAATCACTAGATTAGATCTGTTTTAAAATTGTTGCCAACCACTGCAGATACGTCAGCACTTAAGATTTTGGctctattattagaacagtTGAAAGTGTTTCCCCCATTCAGTCATTATAAGAAACAGGTAGCCAGCACACATGGGCATCACAAGATAAGCACACGAGCGATCGAGACTCACCGCAAAAAACACCCCGACGGCGTTGCTGACCGGAGATCTGGTGGCCTTGAAGTCCCTACAAGGCAAGATGTGGCACACAAATAAGCAGGCGGGAAGGAAATGAGGGCAATAGCTGGGGAGAAAGGGACAGAGGGATGAGGGAGGCCCAAACCTGTTTTATTATCATCACAGTCCAATCC is a window encoding:
- the LOC8084537 gene encoding putative germin-like protein 2-2 yields the protein MTTHAFLLAAALLSLSCFHAMASDPSLLQDFCVVDKMSTVRVNGFPCKDAKDVVAEDFFFQGLHMAGNTTNKQGSAVTPVNVAQIAGLNTLGISLARIDYAPFGLNPPHTHPRGTEILTMLEGSLYVGFVTSNPDNKLFTKVLNKGDVFVFPEGLIHFQFNYGRKSAVALAALSSQNPGVITVANAVFGSKPSISDDILAKAFQVDKHTVDRIQAQF